In Xiphophorus couchianus chromosome 8, X_couchianus-1.0, whole genome shotgun sequence, the following proteins share a genomic window:
- the homer1 gene encoding homer protein homolog 1 isoform X2, translating to MGEQPIFSTRAHVFQIDPSTKKNWVPTSKHAVTVSYFFDSTRNVYRIISLDGSKAIINSTITPNMTFTKTSQKFGQWADSRANTVYGLGFSSESHLSKFAEKFAEFKEAARLAKEKSQEKTELSSTPSQESAPGDLQSPLTPESINGTDEDRVTPNTPKCSEARAELAQNALPFSHGSSSINKHWEAELAALKGNNAKLTAALLESTANVKQWKQQLAAYQEEAERLHKRVTELECVSGQTTVIKSQKTELNRTIEELEAALRAKEEELERLKVEVESANEFKFQKDALTQRLKETESRNQTLEAQLCDLEQRLESSQLEREAYVKSLRSLLELLDSKIFELTELRDTLAKLVEGS from the exons TGAGCAGCCCATCTTCAGTACGCGGGCCCACGTCTTCCAGATCGACCCGAGCACCAAGAAGAACTGGGTTCCTACGAGTAAGCACGCCGTCACAGTCTCCTACTTCTTCGACAGTACCAGGAATGTGTATCGAATCATCAGTCTGGACGGCTCCAAG GCTATCATCAACAGCACCATCACCCCCAACATGACCTTCACCAAGACGTCGCAGAAGTTCGGCCAGTGGGCCGACAGCCGGGCCAACACCGTCTACGGCCTCGGCTTCTCGTCCGAGAGTCACTTGAGCAAG TTTGCAGAAAAATTCGCCGAGTTCAAGGAAGCGGCCCGGTTAGCGAAGGAGAAGTCCCAGGAGAAGACGGAGCTCAGCAGTACGCCCTCGCAG GAATCTGCGCCAGGTGACCTCCAGTCACCTCTGACCCCAGAGAGCATCAACGGTACAGACGAGGACAGAGTCACGCCGAACACGCCGAAGTGCAGCGAAGCCAGAGCAGAACTGGCCCAAAATGCTTTACCGTTCTCTCACGG TTCCTCGAGCATCAACAAGCACTGGGAGGCCGAGCTGGCGGCGCTGAAGGGGAACAACGCCAAGCTGACGGCGGCCCTGCTGGAGTCCACAGCCAACGTCAAGCAGTGGAAGCAGCAGCTGGCGGCCTATCAGGAGGAGGCGGAGCGGCTACACAAGCGG GTGACGGAGCTGGAGTGCGTGAGCGGCCAAACGACGGTCATCAAGTCTCAGAAAACGGAGCTGAACAGAACAATAGAGGAGCTGGAGGCGGCGTTAAGGGccaaggaggag GAGCTGGAGAGACTTAAGGTGGAGGTGGAGAGTGCCAACGAGTTTAAGTTTCAAAAAGACGCCCTGACACAGAGACTGAAG GAGACGGAGTCGAGGAACCAGACGCTGGAGGCGCAGCTGTGCGACCTGGAGCAGCGGCTGGAGAGCAGCCAGCTGGAGCGGGAAGCCTACGTCAAGAGCCTGCGCtccctgctggagctgctggacaGCAAGATCTTCGAGCTGACGGAGCTGCGCGACACGCTGGCCAAGCTGGTGGAGGGCAGCTAG
- the homer1 gene encoding homer protein homolog 1 isoform X1 gives MGEQPIFSTRAHVFQIDPSTKKNWVPTSKHAVTVSYFFDSTRNVYRIISLDGSKAIINSTITPNMTFTKTSQKFGQWADSRANTVYGLGFSSESHLSKASWDYALLILLNFRQSSRVSCSPLWFQFAEKFAEFKEAARLAKEKSQEKTELSSTPSQESAPGDLQSPLTPESINGTDEDRVTPNTPKCSEARAELAQNALPFSHGSSSINKHWEAELAALKGNNAKLTAALLESTANVKQWKQQLAAYQEEAERLHKRVTELECVSGQTTVIKSQKTELNRTIEELEAALRAKEEELERLKVEVESANEFKFQKDALTQRLKETESRNQTLEAQLCDLEQRLESSQLEREAYVKSLRSLLELLDSKIFELTELRDTLAKLVEGS, from the exons TGAGCAGCCCATCTTCAGTACGCGGGCCCACGTCTTCCAGATCGACCCGAGCACCAAGAAGAACTGGGTTCCTACGAGTAAGCACGCCGTCACAGTCTCCTACTTCTTCGACAGTACCAGGAATGTGTATCGAATCATCAGTCTGGACGGCTCCAAG GCTATCATCAACAGCACCATCACCCCCAACATGACCTTCACCAAGACGTCGCAGAAGTTCGGCCAGTGGGCCGACAGCCGGGCCAACACCGTCTACGGCCTCGGCTTCTCGTCCGAGAGTCACTTGAGCAAGGCGAGTTGGGATTATGcgttgcttattttgttgaatttccGACAGAGCAGCAGAGTCAGCTGCTCCCCCCTCTGGTTTCAGTTTGCAGAAAAATTCGCCGAGTTCAAGGAAGCGGCCCGGTTAGCGAAGGAGAAGTCCCAGGAGAAGACGGAGCTCAGCAGTACGCCCTCGCAG GAATCTGCGCCAGGTGACCTCCAGTCACCTCTGACCCCAGAGAGCATCAACGGTACAGACGAGGACAGAGTCACGCCGAACACGCCGAAGTGCAGCGAAGCCAGAGCAGAACTGGCCCAAAATGCTTTACCGTTCTCTCACGG TTCCTCGAGCATCAACAAGCACTGGGAGGCCGAGCTGGCGGCGCTGAAGGGGAACAACGCCAAGCTGACGGCGGCCCTGCTGGAGTCCACAGCCAACGTCAAGCAGTGGAAGCAGCAGCTGGCGGCCTATCAGGAGGAGGCGGAGCGGCTACACAAGCGG GTGACGGAGCTGGAGTGCGTGAGCGGCCAAACGACGGTCATCAAGTCTCAGAAAACGGAGCTGAACAGAACAATAGAGGAGCTGGAGGCGGCGTTAAGGGccaaggaggag GAGCTGGAGAGACTTAAGGTGGAGGTGGAGAGTGCCAACGAGTTTAAGTTTCAAAAAGACGCCCTGACACAGAGACTGAAG GAGACGGAGTCGAGGAACCAGACGCTGGAGGCGCAGCTGTGCGACCTGGAGCAGCGGCTGGAGAGCAGCCAGCTGGAGCGGGAAGCCTACGTCAAGAGCCTGCGCtccctgctggagctgctggacaGCAAGATCTTCGAGCTGACGGAGCTGCGCGACACGCTGGCCAAGCTGGTGGAGGGCAGCTAG